A window of the Brumimicrobium sp. genome harbors these coding sequences:
- a CDS encoding peptide MFS transporter, with amino-acid sequence MSNISKTLTLEEIHNFKGKYPKQLWYLFLSEMWERFCFYGMRGMLTVFMIDTVYGLSMTEETAQLRYGAIQAFIYAFTFAGGLFADKIIGFRKSLFWGGIMMITGSAILALNPHDYFLIGISFTVIGTGFFKPNISTMVGLLYRDGDNRRDAGFSVFYSGINIGALLGGAICVYVGKHYSWNLAFGFAGIVMTISLLTFLFTQKRMGPIGLSPLLNNVPHEKELDIDGTATAPVEQELVEIKIQKNKRWQEYAVYVGSLLAIPLIYMMVENTRYTDLFMYIVGPLALIYFFFEMTKHSWAEQKKLIAALLFIIFSILFWGIYEQAGGSLSIFALNNLDDDFMGILKMDPNSVNNAANALFVIIFAFVASFVWLALAKRKIEPNTVVKFGLGFLFLGAGFYVFYAMRFFASEAGVSSLNIFILAYLIVTLGELCLSPIGLSIMTKLSPKSMQGMMMGFWFLASAYGQYVAGLFGANLSKGNEGSSNFDKMMNYTAGYKQFAIYALIAGVILILISPWIRKLMQEVK; translated from the coding sequence ATGAGTAATATATCAAAAACCCTAACTCTCGAAGAGATACACAACTTCAAAGGAAAATATCCAAAACAATTATGGTATTTATTCTTATCTGAAATGTGGGAGCGTTTCTGCTTCTATGGAATGCGAGGAATGCTAACAGTATTTATGATTGACACAGTATATGGATTATCCATGACTGAAGAAACTGCTCAACTTCGCTACGGTGCAATTCAAGCTTTTATATACGCTTTTACCTTTGCTGGTGGTTTATTTGCTGACAAAATTATCGGCTTTCGAAAATCACTGTTTTGGGGTGGTATTATGATGATTACAGGTAGTGCCATTCTGGCTCTCAATCCTCATGATTATTTTTTGATTGGAATTAGTTTTACAGTGATTGGCACTGGTTTCTTCAAACCCAATATTTCCACCATGGTAGGTTTATTATACAGAGATGGAGACAACCGCAGAGATGCCGGATTTTCCGTATTCTATTCAGGAATAAACATTGGGGCTTTACTTGGAGGAGCTATCTGTGTATATGTAGGAAAACATTATTCCTGGAATTTAGCATTTGGATTTGCGGGAATTGTCATGACTATCAGCTTACTAACTTTTCTTTTCACACAAAAGAGAATGGGACCAATTGGACTCTCCCCCCTTTTAAACAATGTGCCACATGAGAAAGAGTTAGACATTGACGGAACAGCTACTGCTCCTGTAGAACAAGAACTTGTCGAGATTAAAATTCAAAAGAACAAACGCTGGCAAGAATATGCTGTATATGTTGGCTCTTTGCTAGCTATTCCATTGATTTACATGATGGTGGAAAACACCCGATATACCGATTTATTCATGTATATCGTAGGACCTTTGGCACTTATCTATTTCTTCTTTGAGATGACAAAACATTCATGGGCTGAACAAAAGAAACTCATAGCTGCTTTACTATTTATCATCTTCTCTATCTTATTTTGGGGAATCTACGAACAAGCAGGAGGTTCACTTAGCATTTTTGCACTCAATAATTTAGACGATGATTTTATGGGTATTCTAAAAATGGATCCTAATAGCGTAAACAATGCCGCAAATGCTTTATTTGTTATCATATTCGCCTTTGTTGCTAGTTTTGTTTGGTTAGCTTTAGCCAAACGCAAAATAGAACCAAATACAGTAGTAAAATTCGGATTAGGATTTTTGTTCTTAGGTGCTGGTTTTTATGTTTTCTATGCGATGCGATTTTTTGCTTCGGAAGCGGGTGTTTCTAGCCTAAACATCTTCATCTTAGCTTATTTGATCGTAACCTTAGGAGAACTTTGTTTGTCACCCATTGGGTTATCCATTATGACCAAGCTATCACCTAAATCTATGCAAGGGATGATGATGGGATTTTGGTTCTTAGCTAGTGCTTATGGACAATATGTTGCAGGACTTTTCGGAGCCAATCTTTCCAAAGGAAATGAAGGCAGTTCTAATTTTGACAAAATGATGAATTACACCGCAGGATATAAGCAATTTGCTATATATGCCTTAATAGCAGGTGTGATACTTATTCTAATCTCTCCATGGATTCGAAAATTAATGCAAGAAGTAAAATAA
- a CDS encoding peptide MFS transporter, which translates to MSNETQKQGHPKGLYSLFFTEMWERFSYYGMRALLTIFLTAELATGGFGLDRAESLQVYGIFTALVYLTPILGGWFSDNVLGQRKSILIGGITMAIGQFMLAFSSSAQFISNLDDQKFFFYMGLGVLILGNGFFKPNISTIVGNLYENDDPRKDGGFTIFYMGINIGAFLSPFIAGTLGEKFGWPYGYLSAGIGMLIGVIWFHARRSTLNDLGLPPKAYKENRTDLITKDWMDIIIYSIVNVAIVIATMIFWSKTGDIVHEIVIWAALIGGIGFLGKSIASGTSGKTEWSRVMVILILAFFNIVFWAGFEQAGGTFNLFAQENTDRVVFGFEIPTTWFQNVNPIAIVTLAPLFSILWVQLAKRKLNPRTPIKFAIAMFIGAISFYIMTLATKSAEGGNLVSPMWLVVVYVLLTCGELMLSPIGLSMVTKLAPQKTVSIMMGIWMASFALGNYLAATLEQILVKYDFDLYTFITYLMIASGAGLLILSRFLNKSMKGIH; encoded by the coding sequence ATGAGCAACGAAACACAAAAACAAGGACACCCTAAAGGATTATACAGTTTATTTTTTACTGAAATGTGGGAACGCTTCTCCTACTATGGAATGCGTGCCTTATTAACCATTTTCCTAACCGCTGAATTAGCAACAGGAGGCTTTGGACTTGATCGTGCAGAATCATTACAAGTTTACGGTATTTTTACAGCTTTAGTTTACCTTACTCCTATTCTAGGAGGATGGTTTTCTGATAATGTTTTAGGTCAGCGCAAATCTATCTTAATAGGTGGTATCACCATGGCTATAGGTCAGTTTATGCTAGCATTTAGCTCTTCTGCTCAATTTATTAGCAACCTTGATGATCAGAAATTCTTCTTCTACATGGGATTAGGGGTTTTAATCTTAGGAAATGGTTTCTTTAAACCTAATATTTCTACCATTGTTGGTAATCTATATGAAAATGACGATCCTCGCAAAGACGGTGGTTTTACTATTTTCTATATGGGTATCAATATCGGTGCTTTTCTATCTCCGTTCATCGCGGGGACTTTGGGTGAGAAATTTGGATGGCCTTACGGTTATCTTTCCGCTGGTATTGGTATGTTAATCGGTGTGATTTGGTTTCACGCTCGTAGAAGTACACTAAATGATTTAGGGCTACCACCAAAAGCCTATAAAGAAAATAGAACAGATCTTATAACAAAAGACTGGATGGATATTATTATTTACTCTATCGTAAATGTAGCTATCGTTATTGCTACTATGATCTTCTGGTCTAAAACAGGAGATATCGTGCATGAAATTGTTATTTGGGCAGCATTAATTGGAGGAATAGGATTTCTTGGCAAATCAATTGCCAGTGGCACATCTGGAAAAACAGAATGGTCACGTGTTATGGTTATTTTAATCTTAGCTTTCTTCAATATTGTTTTCTGGGCAGGATTTGAACAAGCAGGTGGTACCTTTAATCTATTTGCACAAGAAAATACGGATAGAGTAGTATTTGGTTTTGAAATCCCAACTACGTGGTTTCAAAATGTAAACCCTATCGCGATTGTTACATTAGCACCGCTATTCTCCATATTATGGGTGCAATTGGCAAAACGAAAGTTAAATCCACGAACTCCTATCAAATTTGCGATAGCTATGTTTATTGGAGCAATTTCTTTCTACATCATGACATTAGCTACAAAGAGTGCAGAAGGTGGAAATCTTGTTAGTCCAATGTGGTTAGTAGTAGTCTATGTACTCTTAACTTGTGGGGAGTTAATGCTTTCTCCTATTGGATTGTCTATGGTAACTAAATTAGCACCACAAAAAACTGTTTCAATCATGATGGGAATCTGGATGGCAAGTTTTGCATTAGGTAACTATTTGGCTGCCACTTTAGAACAAATTCTTGTAAAATACGATTTTGATTTATATACGTTTATTACCTATTTAATGATTGCTTCAGGAGCTGGGTTACTTATACTATCCCGATTCCTAAACAAATCTATGAAAGGAATTCACTAA
- a CDS encoding RNA-binding S4 domain-containing protein: protein MKKISFHLEGEYIELIQLLKATQIAQSGGHAKMMVENKEIIFQNAIETRKRAKIRKGEQVQVKDTCVISVE from the coding sequence ATGAAAAAAATATCATTCCACTTGGAAGGTGAATACATTGAATTAATTCAATTACTCAAAGCCACACAGATAGCACAGTCGGGTGGGCATGCCAAAATGATGGTGGAAAACAAAGAAATCATCTTTCAAAATGCAATTGAAACTAGAAAAAGAGCTAAAATACGAAAAGGAGAACAAGTTCAAGTAAAAGACACCTGTGTCATTTCTGTCGAATAA
- a CDS encoding U32 family peptidase, with translation MSKYGKIEVMAPAGSKEAMAAAIKAGADSVYFGVEQLNMRARQTNNFLLEDLPEVAKLCDENGVKSYITLNTIIYDHDISLMKKIVDGAKAAGITAVIASDLAVMNYCRKVGMELHISTQSNVTNIETIEMFSSYADVMVMARELTLKQVGDIVKQIEREDIRGPKGELVQIEIFAHGALCMAVSGKCYLSLHSDNASANRGACVQNCRFKYEVKDENGNELEIDNEYIMSAKDLCTIEFLDQILDAGVRVLKIEGRGRAADYVYTTTQCYREAVDSIQEGTYTPEKIAVWRERLSTVYNRGFWDGYYMGQKMGEWSKSYGSVATTRKIYIGKSMKYFEQVGVGEFRMDSHDIKKGDKVLIIGPTTGLVEAIAEEIRLDNGQVVEKAVKGDTITFKVSEKVRPSDKLYKVVSENA, from the coding sequence ATGAGTAAATACGGAAAAATCGAAGTAATGGCCCCAGCGGGTTCTAAAGAAGCCATGGCTGCTGCCATCAAAGCTGGTGCTGATTCAGTATATTTTGGGGTAGAGCAATTAAATATGCGTGCTCGCCAAACAAATAACTTTTTATTGGAAGACCTTCCAGAGGTTGCAAAATTGTGTGATGAGAATGGCGTAAAAAGCTATATTACACTTAATACAATTATTTATGACCACGATATTTCATTAATGAAAAAGATTGTGGATGGCGCCAAAGCAGCTGGAATCACGGCTGTTATTGCTTCTGATTTAGCAGTTATGAATTACTGCCGAAAAGTTGGAATGGAATTACATATTAGTACACAAAGTAATGTCACTAATATTGAGACAATTGAAATGTTTTCTTCCTATGCCGATGTAATGGTAATGGCAAGAGAATTAACTTTAAAACAGGTAGGTGATATTGTAAAACAAATTGAAAGAGAAGATATTCGAGGTCCAAAAGGAGAATTAGTACAGATTGAAATTTTCGCTCATGGTGCTTTATGTATGGCTGTATCTGGAAAATGCTATTTGAGTTTACATTCAGATAATGCATCTGCAAATCGTGGCGCATGCGTTCAAAATTGTAGATTTAAATATGAAGTAAAAGACGAAAACGGAAATGAATTAGAAATAGACAATGAATACATCATGTCGGCCAAAGATTTGTGTACTATTGAATTCTTAGACCAAATTCTAGATGCAGGTGTTCGTGTATTAAAAATTGAAGGAAGAGGACGTGCTGCCGACTATGTATATACAACCACACAATGTTATCGTGAGGCAGTTGACTCTATTCAAGAAGGTACTTATACTCCTGAAAAGATTGCTGTTTGGAGAGAAAGACTTAGCACAGTTTACAACAGAGGATTTTGGGATGGATATTATATGGGACAAAAAATGGGCGAATGGAGTAAATCCTACGGTTCCGTTGCTACCACTCGTAAAATCTACATCGGAAAGAGTATGAAATACTTTGAACAAGTTGGTGTAGGTGAGTTCCGTATGGATAGTCACGATATCAAAAAAGGAGATAAAGTGCTTATCATAGGACCAACTACAGGATTAGTTGAAGCAATCGCGGAAGAAATTCGACTAGACAATGGGCAAGTAGTAGAAAAAGCTGTAAAAGGAGACACCATTACTTTTAAAGTGAGTGAGAAAGTAAGACCTTCTGATAAACTGTATAAAGTAGTTTCTGAAAATGCCTAA
- a CDS encoding sensor histidine kinase, which yields MKLKYIILFLIWIFSANSFSQKAVFIDSILQHVKKEKNYTQQIKLLEQAIESIHATKYEETISLAHFGIKVADKKGDKIQIGYFYRNIGNAWMKLGAIDSASVYYYRSLEILQNANEQKVIGALYDDLARMHRKLNQNERAISFYDKALLFYEKRKDLEGIARINNESGIVYQNIGDLKTANERFLLSLQIQEKRKDSVGISYALEFLGQNQMLLQNYENAKDYFLHSLAIRERLKDIFPLMLSYTSLGELYKETGQYSLSNEYFQKSNQLAMQIQYPDIRVYNYGQIEENYMNLKDFQNAYYNLKEHSSLNDSLYNINKIKAVEDISTKYETVEKEKKILEQRAEIAENQLKLQRSNLFLIGFAIFIVFILLFTYLLIDRQKSKHERFKREAELKETQLRYEATQKLQEERLRISRDLHDNIGAQLAFIISALDNLSYSIQKENPTIKEKLSEIKDFTSGTIGELRDTIWAMHTTSITMEDLLSRVANFTEKAKQFYPNTEILFIIDEQLPKDIDFGNLKGLNIFRIIQEAINNSLKYAEASQVVVNIRQDKDLHFTIQDNGKGFNEEKTELGNGLNNMRKRAIELGTQLSLTSSEGKGTSIELILKNDL from the coding sequence ATGAAACTAAAATATATTATACTATTTCTAATTTGGATATTCAGTGCGAATTCCTTTTCGCAGAAGGCTGTATTTATAGATAGTATTCTTCAGCACGTAAAGAAGGAAAAAAATTACACGCAACAAATTAAATTACTCGAACAAGCTATTGAATCTATTCATGCAACCAAGTATGAAGAAACTATTTCATTGGCTCACTTTGGAATAAAAGTAGCCGATAAAAAGGGAGACAAAATACAAATAGGTTATTTTTACCGGAATATCGGAAATGCATGGATGAAATTAGGGGCTATAGACAGTGCTTCTGTATATTATTACCGATCTTTAGAAATACTTCAAAACGCAAATGAACAAAAGGTTATTGGTGCTTTATATGATGATTTAGCTCGAATGCACCGCAAACTCAATCAAAATGAGCGCGCTATCAGTTTCTATGATAAAGCGTTACTCTTTTACGAAAAGAGAAAAGACCTTGAAGGGATTGCACGTATCAATAACGAAAGTGGTATTGTTTACCAAAATATAGGTGATCTAAAAACGGCCAACGAACGCTTTCTACTTTCTTTGCAGATTCAGGAAAAGCGCAAAGATTCTGTGGGGATAAGCTATGCCCTTGAATTTTTAGGTCAAAATCAAATGCTACTCCAAAATTACGAAAATGCCAAAGATTACTTCTTACACTCTTTAGCTATTCGAGAACGGTTAAAAGATATTTTTCCTTTGATGTTGAGCTATACTTCGTTGGGTGAACTCTATAAGGAAACAGGGCAATATAGTTTATCTAATGAATACTTCCAGAAAAGTAATCAGTTAGCTATGCAAATTCAATATCCAGATATTCGAGTTTATAACTACGGACAGATAGAAGAGAATTACATGAACTTAAAGGACTTTCAGAATGCTTATTACAATCTAAAAGAGCACAGTTCTCTAAATGATAGTTTGTACAATATCAACAAAATCAAAGCAGTTGAAGACATTAGTACAAAATATGAAACTGTAGAAAAAGAGAAAAAGATACTTGAACAACGAGCAGAAATTGCAGAGAATCAATTGAAATTACAAAGATCAAATTTATTTTTAATCGGATTTGCTATATTTATTGTGTTCATTCTATTATTTACGTATCTACTTATTGATAGACAAAAGTCAAAACATGAAAGATTTAAACGTGAAGCAGAACTAAAAGAAACTCAATTAAGGTACGAAGCTACCCAAAAATTACAAGAAGAACGCCTACGTATTTCACGCGATTTACACGATAATATTGGAGCCCAATTAGCCTTTATTATTTCTGCATTAGACAATCTTAGCTATAGTATTCAAAAAGAAAATCCTACTATTAAAGAAAAACTAAGTGAAATTAAAGACTTTACATCTGGAACTATTGGAGAATTACGAGATACTATCTGGGCTATGCATACTACATCCATTACAATGGAAGATTTATTATCTCGCGTGGCTAACTTTACTGAAAAGGCAAAACAATTCTATCCCAATACGGAAATCCTTTTTATAATTGATGAGCAACTCCCTAAAGATATCGACTTTGGAAATCTTAAAGGGTTGAACATTTTTAGAATAATTCAAGAAGCCATAAATAACTCCTTAAAATATGCAGAAGCTTCCCAAGTTGTTGTAAATATTCGACAGGATAAAGACTTACATTTCACCATTCAAGACAATGGTAAAGGATTTAATGAAGAGAAAACTGAACTAGGTAACGGACTAAATAACATGAGAAAACGTGCCATTGAACTTGGTACTCAACTCTCTTTAACATCATCCGAAGGGAAAGGAACAAGCATTGAGCTAATATTAAAAAATGATCTATGA
- a CDS encoding response regulator transcription factor, which yields MKIKVAIIDDNNFLIKSIKDKLSFFNDIQVVFSANDGNQCLQKLEENPNIHVILMDIEMPNCNGIEACQLVKQRYPQIKIIMLTVFDNDENIFKSIQSGADGYLLKETSLEELHNYILQTLEGGAAMTPSIALKTLNLLRNPIVISEEADANPNEIILSKREIEVLEQLSKGLTYTIIAENLFLSPSTIRKHIENIYQKLQVHSKIEAIELAKKKRLI from the coding sequence ATGAAAATCAAAGTAGCTATTATAGATGATAATAATTTTCTAATTAAGAGTATCAAGGATAAACTCTCTTTTTTTAATGATATTCAAGTAGTTTTTTCAGCTAATGATGGAAATCAATGTTTACAGAAGCTTGAAGAGAACCCAAATATACATGTTATCTTAATGGATATTGAAATGCCAAATTGTAACGGAATTGAAGCCTGTCAATTAGTGAAACAACGCTATCCGCAAATTAAAATCATCATGCTCACCGTTTTTGATAATGACGAGAATATTTTTAAATCCATTCAATCTGGAGCTGATGGATATTTACTTAAAGAAACTTCATTAGAAGAATTACACAACTACATTCTACAAACCTTAGAAGGAGGAGCTGCAATGACTCCTTCTATTGCCTTAAAAACATTAAACCTACTCAGAAACCCTATTGTAATCAGTGAAGAAGCAGATGCCAATCCGAATGAGATTATCCTGTCAAAACGAGAAATTGAAGTATTAGAACAATTATCCAAAGGACTTACCTATACAATTATTGCAGAAAACTTATTCCTATCTCCCTCTACCATCCGTAAACATATTGAGAATATCTACCAAAAGCTTCAAGTACATTCTAAGATAGAAGCAATCGAGCTGGCCAAGAAGAAACGATTAATATAA
- a CDS encoding peptide MFS transporter, with protein sequence MSPAVGIERQVLGHPSGLFVLFFTEMWERFSFYGMRVLLIQYLTAAVIFGDSHSGLGWTVESASALYGTYVMLLYITPVFGGIIADKLLGSWKSVIVGALIMTLGHAFMAIESNATFFAGLTCLVLGTGFFKPNMPSIIGEMYKHYPKKKDGGYTIFYMGVNAGAFFGMMLCGYFAERFGWHIGFGLAGIFMLLGTLQFWLSKSLFGTIGDLKKHDQHNESDDQIAHPDEKIRNPFKKMDIILILVVSVLGMMYAFNDPISKNIPEMDMFKFLDISKSNGSVFRGQFIVIIGTLLLFFTLLITRIVRYGKVVRDRMFGIILLAASLMFFFMSFEQGASSLVIVARDYIDRTLEGNALLTFNIVNSLLAVVPLSIISWVLITLAKKTWDKIKWSNIILFICFALIWTAVITMLYREFNAESSEITVSWFSTLNSFFIILLASSISKIWDSKYNPSVAFKYGFGLIFVAIGFLILALGSWGIAEGVKISMLWLVLTYLFHTIGELFISPVGLSYVSKLVPGRMLAFMYGIWYLAIAIAQKLAAVLGGQVEIIKENYSLGHFFLLFTLIPLGAAILIMLLHPLLKRLLHGVK encoded by the coding sequence ATGAGTCCAGCCGTTGGGATAGAAAGACAAGTATTAGGACATCCAAGTGGATTGTTTGTATTATTCTTTACAGAAATGTGGGAGCGTTTCTCCTTTTATGGAATGCGTGTTCTACTCATACAATATCTTACGGCGGCAGTTATTTTTGGGGATTCTCATTCTGGTTTAGGATGGACGGTAGAATCAGCTTCAGCGCTCTATGGAACTTATGTCATGTTACTATACATCACACCGGTTTTTGGTGGTATTATAGCTGATAAATTATTAGGCTCATGGAAATCTGTAATTGTGGGCGCTTTAATCATGACATTAGGTCATGCTTTTATGGCTATTGAAAGCAATGCTACCTTTTTTGCTGGACTAACATGTTTAGTACTTGGAACAGGGTTCTTCAAGCCAAACATGCCTTCCATTATTGGAGAAATGTATAAACACTACCCCAAAAAGAAGGATGGTGGATATACCATTTTCTATATGGGTGTGAATGCTGGAGCTTTCTTCGGAATGATGCTATGTGGCTATTTTGCAGAACGCTTTGGATGGCATATTGGATTTGGTCTTGCAGGAATATTTATGTTATTGGGGACTCTTCAATTCTGGTTATCTAAATCACTCTTTGGAACCATCGGAGATTTAAAGAAGCATGACCAGCATAATGAATCTGATGATCAAATTGCACATCCTGATGAAAAAATAAGAAACCCATTCAAAAAGATGGATATTATCCTAATCCTTGTTGTAAGTGTTTTGGGAATGATGTATGCTTTTAACGACCCTATCTCTAAAAATATTCCAGAGATGGATATGTTTAAGTTTTTAGATATCAGCAAATCAAATGGAAGTGTATTTAGGGGACAGTTTATTGTAATAATTGGAACACTTTTATTATTCTTTACATTATTAATTACACGAATTGTACGCTATGGCAAAGTGGTACGAGATCGGATGTTTGGGATTATATTACTCGCTGCCTCATTGATGTTCTTCTTTATGAGTTTTGAACAAGGAGCATCTTCTTTGGTAATTGTTGCTCGAGACTACATTGATCGTACTTTAGAAGGAAACGCACTTTTAACATTCAATATAGTAAACTCCTTACTAGCGGTTGTTCCGTTATCTATTATCTCATGGGTACTCATCACTTTAGCTAAAAAAACTTGGGATAAAATTAAATGGTCAAATATCATTTTATTTATCTGTTTTGCATTGATATGGACAGCAGTAATCACCATGTTGTATAGAGAATTTAATGCTGAATCATCAGAAATCACGGTTTCTTGGTTCTCTACTTTAAACTCTTTTTTTATAATCCTATTGGCTTCTAGTATTAGTAAGATTTGGGATTCTAAGTACAATCCATCTGTAGCCTTTAAATATGGTTTTGGACTTATCTTCGTAGCTATTGGTTTTTTAATCTTAGCTTTAGGTTCATGGGGAATTGCTGAAGGAGTTAAAATATCTATGTTATGGCTAGTATTAACCTATTTATTCCACACAATTGGAGAATTATTTATTTCACCTGTTGGACTTTCGTATGTGAGCAAACTCGTTCCAGGGCGTATGTTAGCATTTATGTATGGGATTTGGTATTTAGCTATTGCCATCGCACAAAAATTGGCAGCTGTTCTAGGAGGACAAGTAGAAATCATTAAAGAGAATTATTCTTTGGGTCATTTTTTCTTATTATTTACGCTCATTCCATTAGGGGCCGCTATACTGATTATGCTTCTACATCCTTTATTGAAAAGATTACTCCACGGCGTAAAATAG